Proteins encoded in a region of the Paenibacillus sp. W2I17 genome:
- a CDS encoding DUF948 domain-containing protein — MIYQISVALIAVAFAVLVFFLIRTLKSAQGSLDNVSQTLQEVQKTIDELSYEVKQTVRHANDITVDVQHKMKKIDPVMESVENLGEVLNEVTAAAKQVSTTLMAKFQTKRNNAEQTKHAESVHVTAPPATSTDRTLQSYEATYNGEAKGGKNWMKYIDLAANVWQRMRK, encoded by the coding sequence ATGATCTATCAAATTAGCGTGGCCCTGATTGCAGTGGCATTTGCAGTACTGGTATTCTTTTTAATTCGTACCTTGAAATCCGCTCAGGGTTCTTTGGACAATGTCTCACAGACATTGCAGGAGGTACAGAAAACCATTGATGAACTTAGTTATGAAGTGAAGCAGACGGTAAGACATGCCAATGATATTACGGTGGATGTACAGCACAAAATGAAAAAAATTGATCCTGTGATGGAATCTGTTGAGAATCTGGGTGAAGTGTTGAATGAAGTGACGGCAGCAGCCAAACAAGTCTCCACAACGCTGATGGCGAAATTTCAGACCAAACGTAACAACGCTGAACAGACCAAGCATGCTGAATCAGTTCATGTAACTGCACCGCCTGCTACATCAACGGATCGTACCCTGCAATCCTATGAAGCTACATATAATGGTGAAGCTAAGGGCGGGAAAAACTGGATGAAGTATATTGATCTTGCAGCGAATGTATGGCAACGGATGCGCAAGTAA
- a CDS encoding general stress protein has product MNSTNEQAYAKVVENGVQAVEAVKELQITGYLADQIFVLAHEKDRTDRIADTADAKEIGIKEEGVFDSLANLFRSRGDELRAKIVSMGFTEAEADFYESELDKGKVLVIAKKKD; this is encoded by the coding sequence ATGAATTCAACCAATGAGCAAGCTTATGCAAAAGTGGTAGAAAACGGAGTCCAGGCGGTAGAAGCGGTGAAAGAATTGCAGATTACCGGATACCTTGCTGATCAAATCTTTGTTCTCGCCCATGAGAAGGATCGTACAGATCGAATTGCCGATACAGCAGATGCCAAAGAAATTGGCATAAAGGAAGAAGGCGTATTTGATTCCTTGGCGAATCTGTTCCGCTCACGTGGTGATGAACTCCGGGCCAAAATTGTTTCGATGGGCTTTACCGAAGCCGAAGCGGACTTCTACGAGAGTGAACTCGACAAAGGTAAAGTACTTGTTATTGCTAAAAAGAAAGATTAA